GAAGAAGAAATGTCTGATCTTTTGATTGAAATGAGCTCAAAGAATTTTGGCTGTGTTGGCGTCATCAATGATTCTGGCGCTCTCTTAGGTATTATTACTGATGGCGATTTACGCAGACACATCCATCGTGATTTACTCAAAGCAAAAGCAACTGACGTGATGACTCCTTCTCCTAAAACCATTGGCAAAGATGCACTTGTTGCAGAAGCCATGGCTCTGATGAACAATTTTAAAATCACTGCTCTTTTTGTCACTGATAAAGATAAGCCTGTTGGCATTTTACATATTCACGACTGCCTTAGAATGGAACGCCAATCTAAAGAATAGTCTCGATTTTTATTTGGATTTTTAGCATGAAAAAATTATACGACGAACAAAACTCTTATTACCGAAAAGCAAAGCGATTCAAAGTGCTGATGTTTTGTCTCGTTGCCTTTATTTTGGTCGGCCTTATTGCAATCCAGCAATTTTATCAAATGAAACCTGCAGTCATTACAACGGCAACACAAGAAAATAAAATGGTTGAGCCTCATTATTTTGGTCTTGATGAAAAAGATCGTCCTTTTGAGATTACCGCTCAAGAAGCTGTTCAATCGCCCGATAATGTCAATGTATATAATCTTAAAAACCCAGAAGCCTATGTAAACCTCGGCCAAGGCAAATGGACAAAAATTAAAGCGAATAAGGGTGTTTTTAATCAAGGGACCAAATATCTCGTCCTTGAAGAAGATGTTGGCCTTTACAGAGATGATGGCCAAGAATTTCATACAGCAGAAGCCAATATCGATTTCAATATCGGAAAAGTCTTCGGCAATAAAAATGTTGAAGGCAATGGCCCAAAAGGAAAAATGAGCTCTAAGGGTTTCGAAGTTCTCGATTATGGTCAGCGTTACATTTTCAATGGCCGAACAAAACTCCTCCTTCCTTTAAACACAATCAAAACAGGCCAATCATCGAAAGGATA
The genomic region above belongs to Alphaproteobacteria bacterium and contains:
- the lptC gene encoding LPS export ABC transporter periplasmic protein LptC, which codes for MKKLYDEQNSYYRKAKRFKVLMFCLVAFILVGLIAIQQFYQMKPAVITTATQENKMVEPHYFGLDEKDRPFEITAQEAVQSPDNVNVYNLKNPEAYVNLGQGKWTKIKANKGVFNQGTKYLVLEEDVGLYRDDGQEFHTAEANIDFNIGKVFGNKNVEGNGPKGKMSSKGFEVLDYGQRYIFNGRTKLLLPLNTIKTGQSSKG